The genomic segment GTCGGTGGCGCCCGCCTGCGCGCGGCGGACGTTCCCCTCCATGAGCACCGCGAGCTTCCAGAGCGCGAGCACCTCGTAGAAGGCGATGCCGGCCGCGGGCGTGCCCGTCTGCTCCTCGTAGCGCACCGCGAGCTGCGCGCGGGTGGCGAACCCGGGGCGCCGCGTCAGGCCGCCCTGCTCGAACGCGCCGAGCGTCGGGTCGCCCGGCTCCATCCACAACGCGAGCAGGTAGCCGAGGTCGGCCAGCGGATCGCCGATCGTCGACAGCTCCCAGTCGAGCACGGCGGCGATGCGCAGTGGCGGGCCGGGGGCGAGGATGACGTTGCCCAGGCGGAAGTCGCCGTGCACGATCGTCGCGGGGCCGCCGACAGGGCAGCGGTCACGCAGCCAGCGGGCGACGTCGTCGACCAGCGCGAGCGGGCGCGTGCGGTTGCGCTCCCAGAGGCCGGAGAAGCGGCTGAGCTGGCGCTCGAGATAGCCGTCGGGACGCCCCAGGCCCTCCAGCCCCACGGCGCGCCAGTCGACACGGCCCAGCGCCGCGAGCGCGTCGACGAGGGCCTCGCCGGCGGCGTGTCGCGCGGCGGCGTCGTCCATCGTCGCGGGCATGTCGGTGGTGACCACCGGACCTGCGACGTGCTCCATCACCACGAACGGGGCGCCGAGCACCGACGGGTCCTCGCAGGTGGCCAGCACGCGCGGCACCGGCACCTCCGTGCCGGCCAGCGCCCGCATCACGCGCGCCTCGCGCAGGACGTCGTGCGCGCTGGGAGGGAGCGGCGGGCGCGGTGGGCGGCGCAGGACGAGCCGCAGCTCGCCGCGCGCCACCAGGTAGGTGACGTTGGAGTGCCCGTCGCCGACCGGGCGCAGCGTGATCCCCCCCTCGCCCAGTCCCCGCGCGTCGAGGAACCGCCGCAGCGGCTCGAGCACCACGAGCGGCGCGCGGGCACCCGGCGCGACGTCCGCCCAGCGGCGGACGACGTCGTCCTCGGCGATCACCGTGCCTGCCCCGGCCCGTTTGACATCAAACAAACGATTGGGGGAGTATGACAGCGACCTTCCCCGATGGTGAGGAGCGCCGTGGCCTACGTCGTCATCAACGAGGTGTACCGCAAGGAGGGCATGACCCCGGGCGAGTTCGCCGACTGCTGGGACACACGCCGTGACGTCCTCCACCGACGCCTACGACCCGGTGCCCGACGGCTTCACGCTCCCGGAGTTCGCCTCCGAGGAGGACCTCACCGCGGCGATGACCAGCCCCGAGATGGCCGCCTCGGGGGCCGACGCCGCGGACTTCACGCGCCACTTCGGGCTCTTCACCGTCGAGGCCCGCCCGGTCGTCTGAGGCGCCCGGCCGCCACCAACCCGCAGTACCCACGACAGGAGGACGCAGTGCTCGAGGACAAGGTGTGTGTGGTCACGGGGTCCGGCGGAGGCATCGGCCGGGCCACCGCCGTGGAGATGGGACGCCAGGGGGCGAAGGTCGTCGTCACCGACGTCAATGACGAGTTCGGCGCCGAGACGGTCGACCTCGTGCGCGAGACCGGCGCCGAGGCCACCTACGTGCGCTGCGACGTCCGCAGCGAGGACGAGATCCGCGCGCTCGTCGACACGGCCGTGACGACGTTCGGCGGTCTCGACGTCCTGCACAACAACGCCGGCGTGCACGAGACGGACTTCGCCACGTACCCGACGGTCGACACGCTCCCGCTCGACGTGTGGACCAAGGTGTATGAGATCAACCTGCGCGGCGTATGGCTGGCGACGAAGCACGCCGCACCGCACCTGCGCGCGTCGTATCGCGGACCGGCGATCGTCAACGCCGCGTCGATCGGCGGGCTCGTCGGCTACCCGATGGCCGCCGCGTACTGCTCCACCAAGGGCGCCGTGCTCCAGCTGACCAGGGCCACGGCCATCGACCTGGCCCCCGTGCGCTGCAACGCCTACTGCCCGGGCTCGATCGACACGCCGATGGTCCAGAAGTACGTCGACGCCGCCGACGACAAGGATGCGATCATGCGGGCCTTGACCGGCTCCCACCTCATCCCCCGCCTCGGCCAGCCGGTCGAGGTCGGCCGGCTCGTCTGCTTCCTGGCGTCCGACGACGCCTCGTTCATCACCGGGTCGGCCTTCACGATCGACGGCGGCTCGCTGGCCTGGCGCGGTGCCAATGGCTGACGGCGAGGCCGGGCCCCAGCGGCTCAGTGTCCGCATCGGCGTCGGGACCAGCCCGTTCGCGTCCGACGGGCTGGCCGACGGCTCGTTCTGGGCGCTCATCGAGAGCCTGGAGCGCACGGGCTATGACTCCATCTGGCTCAGCGACACCGCCCACCTGGGCGGCGTCGCGCCGCTGCCGGTGCTCGCCGCGGTCGCCGCGCGCACCCAGCGACTCAAGCTGGGGACCAACGTCCTCGTCCTGCCGCCGCGCAACCCGGTGCTGCTGGCCCGCGAGCTGGCCACCGTCGACGCCCTGTCGGGCGGCCGCATGCTGCCGGCCGGCGGCCTGGGCATCGACATCCCGGCCGAGCTCGAGGCCATGGGCGTGCTCAAGGAGGAGCGCACCGCCCGCCTGGAGGAGTCCATCGGGATCATCAAGGCGCTGTGGACCGGCGAGCCGGTCACGATGCGCGGGCGCTTCTGGTCGCTGACCGACGCCACGCTGTCCCCCACGCCCCGGCGCTCCAAGCTCGAGTTCTGGCTCGGCGGCACCGCCCCGGCGGCACTGCGGCGCATCGGGCGCATCGCCGACGGCTGGCTCGCGTCGTTCATCGGCCCCGAGGAGTTCGGCGCCAAGGTCGACCTCATCCGCGCCACGGCGGCCGAGCACGACCGCTCCATCGACGAGGACCACTACGGCACGACGGTGTTCAGCGCGCCGGCGGAGGGGCAGATCTGCGCGCAGGCCGCCGCGCTGCTGGACCGCCGGGAGGGCCTGGCGCGCACCGACCACGTGGCGGTCGGCGTGGACGCCACGCGCGAGCTGCTGCAGCGCTTCATCGCGCAGGGCGCGACGAAGTTCGTGCTCATCCCGCTGGCCGACGACCCCGTGGCCTGGCTGGAGGAGCTGTGGCCGGAGGTCGTCGCGCCGCTGGAGGCCGAGGGCGTGGTCAGGCCGGGATCTCCAGCCCCCCGGTGACCTCGAGCACCTGACCCGTGATGAGGTCGCTGTCGGGGGAGGCCAGGAAGGCCACCGCGGCGGCGATGTCCTGCGGGCTCGCCGGACGCCCGAACGGGAGCTGGTCGATGACGCGCTGCACGAGCTCGGGCGGCTTCTCGTCCACCAGCCCCGTGCCGGAGACCAGGCCCGGCGCGACGGCGTTGACGTTGACTCGGCTACGGCCCCACTCGCGCGCGAGCGCGCGCGTCAGCCCGATGACGCCGGCCTTGGCGGCGGAGTAGTTCGTGGTGCCCGGGGCGCCGTAGACCCCGACGATCGAGCTCATGTTGACCACCTTGCGGTGGTGGGCGGGCGGCGCGTCGCGGGAGCCGCGCAACGCCGCGGCGCAGGCGCGCGTCATGCAGAACGTGCCCCAGAGCACGACCTCGTGGACGGCGCGCCACTCGGCGTCGCTCATGCGCTGCAGCGGCACGTCGCGGGTGATGCCGGCGTTGTTGACCAGGATGTCCAGGCCGCCGAAGGCCTCGGTTGCCGTGGCCACGACGCGGTCGGCGTCCTCGCTGCTGGTCACGTCGCCGTGGGCGCCGACCGCGCGGATCCCCGCGGCCTGCAGCTCCGCCGCCGTCGCCGCGCAGGCGTCCTCGCGCAGGTCGTTGACGACGATCGCCGCACCCTCGTCGCCCAGGCGCTGCACCAGCGCGCGCCCGATGCCCTGCGCGGCGCCGGTGACCAGGGCGACGCGGCCCTCCAGGCGGCGGCCGTCCATCGCTAGTACCGCACCGTGTCGGCGAAGAACGGCAGGCGCCGGCCGAGCACCGTCTCGGCGGTCGTGATCCCCGACCGCGCGGCCTTGTCGATGCCGATGCCGCGGGCGCGCGTGGTGTCGCCGGTCAGGTAGAGGCCGTCGATCCCGCGGACGATCGCGTCCGGACGCGCGGCGCCGACCTGCCCGGGCTTGCAGATCACGCCGTAGGTCGAGACGAGGTGCGGCTTCTTCCACAGCGCGCCCCTGGCCGCGGGCAGCATCTCCTCGATGTCGAGCCAGAGGTCGTGGAACATGCGGTCGTAGTAGGCGCGGTCGCCGTAGTGGCGCGTGGCGTCGAACGCCGCTCCCACGCACGTCAGGTACTCGCCGGGCGGCGAGACGGACGGGTCGTAGCCGGTGAAGTTCAGCGTGTAGCCCGGCAGGCCGGCGCGAGGCGTCGAGAAGAACGAGGCCATCTCGAGCTCGCTCATCGCGATGACCGGCTCCTCGGCGGCGATCCAGTAGCCGAACCAGCAGGCCTTGTTGCGGTTGTGGGCCAGCGTCGTGATGCGCTCCTGCAGGTCCCAGGGCAGGACGCCGTCGTCGAAGAGCGCGACGAGGTCCCACACCGGCGCGTTGACGACCACCTCGGCGGCCTCGAGCACCTCACCCGGCGCGTCGGGGTCGTCGGGGTTGCGCAGCTCGACGCCACCGACGATACGGTCGGTCACCAGCACGCGCTCCACGGCCGCGGGCTGGATGAGCACCCCGCCGAGCGCTGCGAACGCGTCGGCCATGCGGTGCCAGAGGGCGTCCCAGCCGCCCATGGGCCAGAAGGAGTACCCGGCGGTGCGCTTGCGCTCGTAGTGCAGCTTGCGGATGAAGAGGTTCTCCGAGGCCGAGTGCTCCCACGGCTCGAGCGTGATCTGCTCGAGGACCGAGATCGCCTCCCACACCTGGTAGACGCCCTCGTCGGAGGTGTGGCGAGACATCCACTCGCGCAGGGAGAGGTGGTCGAGCGCGTCGAGCTGCTCGAACGAGGTCTCCTTCAGCGCCTCGATGCAGCGCTTGAGGCCCTGCTTGGCAGCGCCGCCGTAGAACTCCTGGATCGGCATCCACCGGTCCTTGTCCCAGAACGGCATGGAGTCCGAGCGCCGGGAGTGCTCGAGCGGCACGCCGACGAGGCCGCACGCGCGCGTGAGCGAGTCGCCGGGGTCCTCGACGAGATGCGAGCTCAGCCCGATCTGGTGGCCGCGGAACCGATGCTCCATCGCCCGGCCCCCGAGGTACGGGTGCTTCTCGACGAGCGCGACCTTCTTGCCCTCCTTGGCCAGGATGCAGGCCGACACCAGGCCGGCGGTGCCCGCACCGACCACGATCACGTCGTACTTCATGCCTTCGGGCCCCCTCGGTCGTGACGGCCGCGCCCGCGCGGCGACGGCATCGTGATGATGCCGTCACCGCGGGCGGGACGTCGAGGAGCGGCCGCGCCGCCCCCGGGTCGGATCAGCTCACGCCCCAGGCCGTGAGGAACTTCTGCTCGAAGCCCGGCTGGGCGGCGGGCAGCGCGTTGTTGACCGGCTGCGGCGCGTTGTCCTTCGTCCACAGGACGACAGGGGCCGTCAACGCGACCGACGTCGCCGGGTCGCCGCCGGTGAACACCCGCGCCAGGCTGTCGACGACGAGGTAGCCCATCTCCGCGAAGGGATCGGGCAGCAGCGCCGTCTCGGAACCGTCGGCCAGGTTCGGCAGGTTGGCCGCCGTCGGGTAGATACCCACGTTGGAGATGCCCGTGATGCTCGCGCCCTTCAGCGCGGGCGCCAGGCCGAGGGCGGTCGCGTCCTGGTCGTGGACCAAGACGTTGATGTCCCGGTTGGACCGCAGGAAGTTGACGATCCGCGTCGCGGAGTCCTTGCCCAGCGAGGTGACCGGCATGTCGAAGGTCTTGACCTTGCAGTCGGGGCAGTAGCCCGCGACGGCCTTGTCGAACGCCGGGTCGATCGTGTTCTTGTAGATCGGGAACGTCGGCACGGCGATGTGGCCGATGACCGGCTTGCCCTTGCCGGCGACCATCGCCGCGGCGGCTGCGGCCTGCGTCAGCAGGTCGTAGTGCGACGGGCCGGGGATCACGTAGAAGTCCGGCAGGCTCGGCGTGTCGGTGGTCTGCCAGCCGATCGTCGGGATCTTCTTGTCCTTGAGCGTCTTGATCTCGGACTGGAAGACCGACGAGTCCAGGCCCTCGAAGACAACGGCGTCCGGGCTGTCCTTGACGGCCTGGTCCATCGCGTTCTTGTTCTGCTCGGGGGTCAGCCCGCCGTTGATGACCTTGACGCTCCAGCCGAGCTTGGACGCCGCGGCCTTGGTGAACGTCGCGGGGGCAGGCATGCCGCCGGCCCGCACGTAACGAAGTCGATGGTCTTGCCCTTGGGCACGGCCTTGCCGATCGCCGGGACGTCACCGAGGCCCTGGGCGGTCTGGAACTTCTTGAAGTCGGCCTGCGCCTTCGTGTACCCCGCCGAGGCCGAGCCGGCCGACGAAGATGAGCTCGCGCTCGTGGACGACGAGCCGCTGTCCGACGACTTCGAACTCGATCCGCAGGCGGCCACGGCCAGCGCCAGCGCAGACAGCGCCAGCACGACCACGAGCCGCATCCGTGATGCCCTCATTGCCACTCCTCCTGTTGTTGGTGCGCTGCCAGGCCGCGTCAGCGGGCCGGCACCGCGGTATCCCCATCGCCGGAGCCGCCCTCGCCGGGCACGTCCGTCGCGCCCGCCGTCAGGCCACCGTGCGGTGTCGCCTTGCCGGCGCGGATCTGCGTGCGCTCGATCCTGGTGAGCGCAAGTGCGGCGAGCAGCACGACGCCCGTGTACATCTGCAGCGTCCAGGCCGCGGCGCCGATCTGCGTGAGTCCGTTGGTGCCGGCCCCGAGGACGAGCACCGCGATGATCGTGCCCCAGGCGTTGAAGCGCCCGTTGCGGATCTGCGTCGCCCCCAGGAACGCGGCGGCGAAGGCGTCCAGCAGGTATGAGGGCCCGACGTCGGGCGAGCCGGCGCCGACGCGCGCCACGACCATGATCCCGGCGATGCCGGCGACGAAGGCGGACACCAGCAGGCCCATACTGCGCAGGCGCTTGGTGCGCACGCCGGCCAGGCGCGCAGCCTCCGGATTGAAGCCGGTCGCGTAGAGGCGGCGCCCGGTCACCGTGTGCTCCAGCAGCCACCACAGGACCAGCGCGACCGCGATCGCCACGAGCACCGGAACCTGGATCCCGGCGACGTTGGCCGTCGCGATCTTGCCCAGCTCTGTGTTGAGGTGCGGGCTGGTGACCGTCTCCTCGTTGCTGATGAGCAGGTTGACGGCCTGGAGGACCGCGCCGCTGCCCAGCGTGGCGATGAAAGAGTCGATGCCCACGCCAACGACGATGAGCGCGTTGATCGCGCCGACGCACACGCCCATCGCCACGGCGATGACGAGCGCGAGTCCGATGCCGACGTGCTTCTCGACCACCAGCCAGGCCACCGTCACCGTGATGAGCGCGACGACGTTGCCGATCGACAGGTCGAAGACCCCCGTCGACAGCGGGACGACGAGCGCCAGCGCGATGATCGCGATCGTCGCGTTCTCGTTCAGGATGGACTTCGCCGTGTCCCAGGTCGGGAACGTGTCCGGCGCCAGCGCGCTGAACAGGACGACGATCGCCACGAGGACGTACACCGCGCCGAAGCGGTCGACGCGCGACAGGCGCACGAGGTTGCCGACGGTCGAGAGCCGCGGCTCGTCGCCGGCCGCGCCGGGGCCGCCGTGGGCCGAGGAGGTTGCCACCTCGCTCATCGCACGCTCTCCATGACGGACACGATGCGCTCGGGATCGATCTCGGCCCCCTGCATCTCGTCGGCCACCCGTCCGCGGCGCAGCACGATCACGCGGTCACACATGCTCACGAGGTCCTCCGTGTCGGACGAGGCGAGCAGGATGCTCAGCCCCTCGCGGGCGCGGGCCCGCAGCAGTTCATAGAGCGATTCGCGGGCCCCGACGTCGACGCCGGCGGTTGGCTCGGCCAGCACGAGGACCTTGGGGTCGGTGTGCAGGCAGCGACCGAACAGCACGCGCTGCTGATTGCCGCCGCTCAAGGTCGAGACCGGCCGGTCGGCGACAGCGGTGGGGACGCCGAGCTCGGCCAGCCACTCCTGGGCGGCGCGCAGCTCGGACCGGCCCCAGATGAACCCGCCGCGCTTGGACCGCAGCGCTGGCAGCGCCCCGAGCGTCAGGTTCTCGCGGACGGTGAACTCGGCGATGAGGCCCTCCCGGCCACGCTCGGCCGGGACGAGGCCGATGCCGAGGCCGACCGCCGTCGCGGCGGTCGGCGGGTCGATCTGGCGACCCTCGATCCACCAGCCACCGTCGTCGGTCGTGGGGACGGCGCCTGCGAGCGCGTAGGGCAGCTCGTCGCGGCCCGAGCCCAGCAGGCCGGCCACGCCGAGCACCTCGCCGCGGCGCAGCTCGACGTCGACGCCGTCGAGGTACCGGCCGCGCAGGGCCTTGACGGAGAGCACGACGTCATCGCTGCGCTCGGTGACCGTGTGGCCGTGCGCCTGCAGCTCGTGACCGGCGATGAGCGTCGCCAGCTGCTCGGGCGTGTGGGCGGCGACCGGTCCCGCGCCGACGACTCGGCCGGCCCGCAGGACCACCACCTCGTCGCCGAGCTCGAAGATCTCCTCCATGCGGTGCGAGACGTAGACCACCGCATGGCCCGCCGCGCGGACCTCGCGGATGACGGCGAAGAGCCGCGAGACCTCCCGGGAGGGCAGCGACGCCGTCGGCTCGTCGAGGACGAGGATGCGGGGCCCGCTGTCCCAGTCCCACATGGCACGTGCGATCGCGACACAGGTGCGCTCGACCGGCGAGGCGTTGGCCAGCGGCAGGGTGACGTCGAAGTCGACACCGAACTTCTGCAGCAGCTCCCGCGTGCGCGCGATCTGCTGACCCTGGTCGATCCGTCCACGCCGGCGCGAGTAGCCGATCGTCAGCGCAACGTTGTCGACCGCGTTGAGCTCGGGGATCAATCCGAGGTCCTGATGGACGAAGCGCAGGCCCATCGCCGTGGCGGCCTCGGAGTCGCCGAGGTCCAGCGGCTGCCCATCGACCCAGGCATGGGCCCCGGGGTCGGGCTGGTGGAAGCCCGCCAGGATCTTGATCAGCGTCGACTTGCCGGAGCCGTTGTGGCCGAGCAGCGCGAGCACCTCCCCGCGGCGCCCCTCGACCGAGACGTCGTCGAGCGCCCGGGTCCCCGGGAAGGTCTTCGACAGGCCCTGGATGCTGAGTCCGCCCAGCGGGCGGGGGCCGGCAACCGACTCCTCTGACATCTGCTCTGACACCTCGCTCCCCGGCGGCTTCGACGCGGTCGCCACGGTGACGATCGGCGGCGACGCTCTCCTGGATGCTGCGACCGGCTGACCGGCCGCGGCGCGAGCGTAGACGAAGCCCTCGAGAAAAGCAACCGGTCGGTTGGTGGGTTAGCGCCGATGCCGGGGGTTGCGGTATGTGACCGACCGATTGGTTGCTGAGCAGACCATACGGCCGTTAGGCTGGGCCGATGAGCCGGATCTCGCTTGAGGGTCAGGTCGCGATCGTCACGGGAGCGGCCCGCGGGCTGGGGCGCACCTACGCCCTCGACCTCGCCGCGCACGGCGCCGCGGTCGTCGTCAACGACCTGCCCGGCGGGGGGGCCGGCACCGTGGTGGACGAGATCGGGAGCGCGGGTGGCCGAGCGATCGCCGTCGAGCGCGACATCGTCGACCCCGAAGGCGCCCGCGCCGTCGTGGAGGCCGCGACGGGCCTCGGGCGCCTGGGCATCCTCGTCAACAACGCGGGCATGCTGCGCAACGGCCGCTTCGAGGAGCTCACCGCGGAGAAGATCCGCGACATCCTGGCGGTCCACCTGGCAGGAGCCTTCTTCGTCACCCAGCCCGCGTTCGCCGCGATGCGCGACGTCGGCTACGGGCGCATCGTCAACGTCAGCTCGAACACGTCGTTCGGGATGGCGGGGCTGGTCAACTA from the Baekduia soli genome contains:
- a CDS encoding phosphotransferase family protein; translated protein: MIAEDDVVRRWADVAPGARAPLVVLEPLRRFLDARGLGEGGITLRPVGDGHSNVTYLVARGELRLVLRRPPRPPLPPSAHDVLREARVMRALAGTEVPVPRVLATCEDPSVLGAPFVVMEHVAGPVVTTDMPATMDDAAARHAAGEALVDALAALGRVDWRAVGLEGLGRPDGYLERQLSRFSGLWERNRTRPLALVDDVARWLRDRCPVGGPATIVHGDFRLGNVILAPGPPLRIAAVLDWELSTIGDPLADLGYLLALWMEPGDPTLGAFEQGGLTRRPGFATRAQLAVRYEEQTGTPAAGIAFYEVLALWKLAVLMEGNVRRAQAGATDDAYLAAFAPGVVLLAEHAARRAGL
- a CDS encoding SDR family NAD(P)-dependent oxidoreductase produces the protein MSRISLEGQVAIVTGAARGLGRTYALDLAAHGAAVVVNDLPGGGAGTVVDEIGSAGGRAIAVERDIVDPEGARAVVEAATGLGRLGILVNNAGMLRNGRFEELTAEKIRDILAVHLAGAFFVTQPAFAAMRDVGYGRIVNVSSNTSFGMAGLVNYAAAKAGVLGLTTSLAQEGAPHGIAVNSVLPNGTSTIMDDDPIPGFEDDTRFVAAFQGVAHRFEPERTAALVTFLASPACPASGEHFSSLGGRFARVLYAVTEGWMSPAGAPAGADDVAEHFAEIADAGRIALLPTSIRDEFELVARSLASDTRA
- a CDS encoding phytoene desaturase family protein; the protein is MKYDVIVVGAGTAGLVSACILAKEGKKVALVEKHPYLGGRAMEHRFRGHQIGLSSHLVEDPGDSLTRACGLVGVPLEHSRRSDSMPFWDKDRWMPIQEFYGGAAKQGLKRCIEALKETSFEQLDALDHLSLREWMSRHTSDEGVYQVWEAISVLEQITLEPWEHSASENLFIRKLHYERKRTAGYSFWPMGGWDALWHRMADAFAALGGVLIQPAAVERVLVTDRIVGGVELRNPDDPDAPGEVLEAAEVVVNAPVWDLVALFDDGVLPWDLQERITTLAHNRNKACWFGYWIAAEEPVIAMSELEMASFFSTPRAGLPGYTLNFTGYDPSVSPPGEYLTCVGAAFDATRHYGDRAYYDRMFHDLWLDIEEMLPAARGALWKKPHLVSTYGVICKPGQVGAARPDAIVRGIDGLYLTGDTTRARGIGIDKAARSGITTAETVLGRRLPFFADTVRY
- a CDS encoding EthD domain-containing protein; translation: MTSSTDAYDPVPDGFTLPEFASEEDLTAAMTSPEMAASGADAADFTRHFGLFTVEARPVV
- a CDS encoding sugar ABC transporter substrate-binding protein, producing the protein MPAPATFTKAAASKLGWSVKVINGGLTPEQNKNAMDQAVKDSPDAVVFEGLDSSVFQSEIKTLKDKKIPTIGWQTTDTPSLPDFYVIPGPSHYDLLTQAAAAAAMVAGKGKPVIGHIAVPTFPIYKNTIDPAFDKAVAGYCPDCKVKTFDMPVTSLGKDSATRIVNFLRSNRDINVLVHDQDATALGLAPALKGASITGISNVGIYPTAANLPNLADGSETALLPDPFAEMGYLVVDSLARVFTGGDPATSVALTAPVVLWTKDNAPQPVNNALPAAQPGFEQKFLTAWGVS
- a CDS encoding LLM class flavin-dependent oxidoreductase, with amino-acid sequence MADGEAGPQRLSVRIGVGTSPFASDGLADGSFWALIESLERTGYDSIWLSDTAHLGGVAPLPVLAAVAARTQRLKLGTNVLVLPPRNPVLLARELATVDALSGGRMLPAGGLGIDIPAELEAMGVLKEERTARLEESIGIIKALWTGEPVTMRGRFWSLTDATLSPTPRRSKLEFWLGGTAPAALRRIGRIADGWLASFIGPEEFGAKVDLIRATAAEHDRSIDEDHYGTTVFSAPAEGQICAQAAALLDRREGLARTDHVAVGVDATRELLQRFIAQGATKFVLIPLADDPVAWLEELWPEVVAPLEAEGVVRPGSPAPR
- a CDS encoding sugar ABC transporter ATP-binding protein, whose protein sequence is MSEESVAGPRPLGGLSIQGLSKTFPGTRALDDVSVEGRRGEVLALLGHNGSGKSTLIKILAGFHQPDPGAHAWVDGQPLDLGDSEAATAMGLRFVHQDLGLIPELNAVDNVALTIGYSRRRGRIDQGQQIARTRELLQKFGVDFDVTLPLANASPVERTCVAIARAMWDWDSGPRILVLDEPTASLPSREVSRLFAVIREVRAAGHAVVYVSHRMEEIFELGDEVVVLRAGRVVGAGPVAAHTPEQLATLIAGHELQAHGHTVTERSDDVVLSVKALRGRYLDGVDVELRRGEVLGVAGLLGSGRDELPYALAGAVPTTDDGGWWIEGRQIDPPTAATAVGLGIGLVPAERGREGLIAEFTVRENLTLGALPALRSKRGGFIWGRSELRAAQEWLAELGVPTAVADRPVSTLSGGNQQRVLFGRCLHTDPKVLVLAEPTAGVDVGARESLYELLRARAREGLSILLASSDTEDLVSMCDRVIVLRRGRVADEMQGAEIDPERIVSVMESVR
- a CDS encoding SDR family NAD(P)-dependent oxidoreductase, producing the protein MLEDKVCVVTGSGGGIGRATAVEMGRQGAKVVVTDVNDEFGAETVDLVRETGAEATYVRCDVRSEDEIRALVDTAVTTFGGLDVLHNNAGVHETDFATYPTVDTLPLDVWTKVYEINLRGVWLATKHAAPHLRASYRGPAIVNAASIGGLVGYPMAAAYCSTKGAVLQLTRATAIDLAPVRCNAYCPGSIDTPMVQKYVDAADDKDAIMRALTGSHLIPRLGQPVEVGRLVCFLASDDASFITGSAFTIDGGSLAWRGANG
- a CDS encoding glucose 1-dehydrogenase, with the translated sequence MDGRRLEGRVALVTGAAQGIGRALVQRLGDEGAAIVVNDLREDACAATAAELQAAGIRAVGAHGDVTSSEDADRVVATATEAFGGLDILVNNAGITRDVPLQRMSDAEWRAVHEVVLWGTFCMTRACAAALRGSRDAPPAHHRKVVNMSSIVGVYGAPGTTNYSAAKAGVIGLTRALAREWGRSRVNVNAVAPGLVSGTGLVDEKPPELVQRVIDQLPFGRPASPQDIAAAVAFLASPDSDLITGQVLEVTGGLEIPA
- a CDS encoding ABC transporter permease; the encoded protein is MSEVATSSAHGGPGAAGDEPRLSTVGNLVRLSRVDRFGAVYVLVAIVVLFSALAPDTFPTWDTAKSILNENATIAIIALALVVPLSTGVFDLSIGNVVALITVTVAWLVVEKHVGIGLALVIAVAMGVCVGAINALIVVGVGIDSFIATLGSGAVLQAVNLLISNEETVTSPHLNTELGKIATANVAGIQVPVLVAIAVALVLWWLLEHTVTGRRLYATGFNPEAARLAGVRTKRLRSMGLLVSAFVAGIAGIMVVARVGAGSPDVGPSYLLDAFAAAFLGATQIRNGRFNAWGTIIAVLVLGAGTNGLTQIGAAAWTLQMYTGVVLLAALALTRIERTQIRAGKATPHGGLTAGATDVPGEGGSGDGDTAVPAR